The following proteins are encoded in a genomic region of Deinococcus sp. Leaf326:
- a CDS encoding helix-turn-helix domain-containing protein, which yields MTNTRSNAYYINEVIDSGILASISSAHGQVYTAYVRYSNGGVNNAFPSQDKLAGNLGLDVRTIRRAIKELSSLGYIKQVSSGKGKGSKTSNLFTVNMPSQLGFPKSATQAPVPPSTTPTPVQQPKPQPAPAAAPAPTQVVPAPSPAPTLQSASILTLDQIQQLKDLHWGFNLDSPSMIEKHPTVDSLTRYVEKVVSPSKTFESILFDLKIEALEPIEEELPF from the coding sequence ATGACTAATACACGATCCAACGCATACTACATCAACGAAGTTATAGACAGTGGTATTCTAGCTTCAATCTCTTCAGCTCACGGGCAAGTTTACACGGCATATGTTCGCTACTCTAATGGCGGTGTAAACAACGCATTCCCCTCCCAAGATAAGTTGGCTGGTAATTTAGGACTGGATGTACGCACAATCAGACGAGCAATCAAGGAGCTAAGTAGCCTTGGATATATCAAACAGGTCAGCAGCGGCAAGGGCAAGGGTAGTAAGACCTCCAATCTGTTTACTGTAAACATGCCCAGCCAACTCGGCTTCCCCAAGAGTGCTACGCAAGCTCCAGTCCCGCCTTCAACTACTCCTACACCTGTTCAGCAGCCTAAGCCTCAACCTGCACCCGCAGCAGCTCCAGCACCTACACAGGTCGTACCTGCACCTTCTCCAGCTCCTACACTTCAGTCTGCCTCAATCTTAACGCTTGACCAGATCCAGCAGCTTAAGGATTTACATTGGGGCTTCAATTTAGATAGCCCTTCAATGATTGAGAAGCATCCTACTGTGGATAGCCTTACTCGTTATGTAGAGAAGGTGGTCAGTCCTAGCAAGACTTTCGAGTCCATCTTGTTTGACCTTAAGATTGAGGCACTAGAACCCATCGAAGAAGAGCTACCCTTCTAA